ATATGATTCCacaaaatgtcaaaattcatttGGTCAAACTTAAAAACACTTCCTCCTTGTCCCTTACTTGTTGGACCAATGTGATCAATATAATTGTATGTATGTTAATCTACCTTagtatttccattcattttattttctcttagcaTACAAAGCCTTGTATGCAATATCCTTGGcaaaggcttctcccaaaaagaTACAAGCACAAAACATTAGGCAGACACTCCTCAAAAAGTTTTATTTCACTAACTTCAGGTTCAAATTTCCACAACTGGTTTCTTGTCAATTTACTATTCTTGCTTGGCTTCCCAAAATGTTAGTACCAAGATTTGTGGGGTAGGGAGAAGAGACCACTTTAAGAAGCATTCACTCATCTTCCACAAAGCAAAAGAATTGGGCATCTGATTGTTCAACAAAACAAACAGCAtccaggagggcaggcaggcaaACCAGGCTGTAGACACTTCCATTTGTCAAAATCAGACCAGAGAAAACCTACTCCACACAGATATAAAAGGTGTCAccattcatcttttctttttctgttggcgcaacatttttcttcttttaattatcATATCATGTAGTTTCTCAAGTCCTTCCTTTAGTCCATCTCCTATGATCGCACAGGTGGGCTGCAAATGCCATGGAGTTGATGAGCTCAGTTCACCCATTGCCAACAATTTCTCGATTTCTGAGAGAGACAATGAGTTCCTCAAGTCTTGTTTGTTAGCAACTATAAGTACAGGGACTCCTTGATTTTCTGATATCCTAGTTATTTTATGAAGTTCAGTTTTGGCTTCTTCCATCCTTTCAACATCAACAGAGTCCACAACAAACACAATGCCATCTGTGCATCTGGTATATGACTTCCACAGTGGCCTCAATTTCTCCTGACCACCTACATCCCAGAAGTGAAAAGTAACTGTTTTAGAATTCCCCAACGTTACCTTAATTTTTTCAGTATTAAATCCTTTGGTAGGTACAGTATTTACAAATTCATTGAACTGCAGCCTGTATAATACAGTTGTCTTTCCAGCACAGTCCAAACCCAGAATAACAATGTGAAAGGACTGAAATGATGGCAGGCTGGACAGGATAGAAGTCTGGTCTGACAGTCCATTCCCCATTTCCACCTGCAAATAAATCTTCCAAATGGAAATGCTTTCTTCTGACTGCTTTAGAACTTCTCTTCCTAGGGGATCCCGCTACAAGACTGCTGAGGGGAAAATGGATAAGTTATTCTTGTGAAATAATGTACTACAACTGTTTTCCCCTTtttgtgagaaaataagtaacaCCAGGGGCTTAATAAAACTTGCTTCAATAAACAAACCAAATGAAATATGAAACGTACGCGATCCAAGACAAAACGACAGAATAATCACTGTGATTGAAATTCTTTCACATTCCCTGGAACTGCAGGAAAGAGTACCTTACTCCTCTGGGTCTCCAAATCTCAAAGACCTCATTCCGGAGACAACCTCATCACCAGCAACTGGTCCAAGTGGCGGTAACCACAGGAGTGCCTTTTTTGGCAGAAAATTTGTAACACAAAATCCTATCTTGGGAACCTAATTCCACATGCTTAACAGCATACCCAAGGTGACTATATCCTTCCCGTCTCCAAATAAAAAGGCACAATGCTCTCACCTCCGTAATTGGAGTCTGGGTCCACATGAGAAAGCATTGGTAGGCGTCTTTATGCTGGGGTAACGTACCCCAAGTCCGCTCAGCTTAACTCTCCACGCAGCTCTGGCGTTGCTGCGCTAGAAGCCGTAGATTCGGACTCCGGCCACGCCCACTCCACACGGCCCACCCCGGAGCCCAAACCCGATTGGTCACCCGCTTCAGAAGGCCACGCTGCGCCCGCCCCCCACCCTAATTGGTAAGAGTAACTGCCGCTCCCTGCGCGGCGAAGCCTGGCTCTCCCTGGGTCTGCAAGGACCACCTGTTGCCCTCAAGTTGGAAAATAAGGCACCTGCGGAGGGATCGGAGCGGCCTCTGCAGGAGAAAGAGAGCTTCAACCAGTGGGTCCTAGCTCCGCAGGCCGCTCGCCCCGCCCGCCCGGGCGCACCTGCAGCGCGGCCCAGGGACCCTGCTCCGCGGCTCTCACATCCGGGGCCCGCAGGCACTGCTGGCGCGTTAACCCTTTGCTGGCCGGAGGGTGCTACCTGCGGCCGCGTCGGCCGGCACACTGAATGACCCGAACTGCGGCTGCGCCGGGGCAGGCCCACCATCCCCGCTATGCGAGAACTTCACCCGGTCCCTCTACACCCGAAAGGCTTCTCTCCTCGGCAAGAGCAGTCACGCCAGCTACCCGCCCCGCTGCGGCTCACCTGACTAACCGTCCTTGCCTCGTCTTAACCCAGCGTGGGCCACAGCCGCCGGGGAGCGGGGTGATACCTGCCGGCGAGCACCGGCGAGGCCTGGGCGTTGGCAAGGGACGACTCGGCTCCCCGGGAGGCGGCGGGCGCCGCGCGCCAGACCGCTCTAACGGTGCTCCACCGACCGCTCCCCGTGCCTGCGGCGGCCCCGCCCCCTAGTCGCGTTCGCCCCGCGTCGGCCAGTCGGGGGCGTACGGGAGCCCGGTCTCCTAGCAACGCCAAAACAAGGTCACTTTCGAACTGGCCTAGCGCGGGCAGGCTGCTGGCGAAGTCGGGTGGGGCTTCCGGCCTCATCCCCCGGAGCCGTTGTGTCTGTGACGCTTCCTGCAGCCCGCAGCTTCCTTCGGGCTGGTCCCCCGGCCCCACCCGGCACCGCCTATCCTCAGGACACTATACGGCGTCCTTTGGGCGGTGGCCGGTGACGTAGGGTCAGGGATTTCAGAAGACACCGGACGGGCGGGCCTCTTGTATAACGGGTGACGCGGACGTGCCACGGTAGCTGCCTTGGGTGTCACGGCCGGACTAGTGTGTGTAACGCACCTTC
This portion of the Manis javanica isolate MJ-LG chromosome 6, MJ_LKY, whole genome shotgun sequence genome encodes:
- the ARL4A gene encoding ADP-ribosylation factor-like protein 4A, which codes for MGNGLSDQTSILSSLPSFQSFHIVILGLDCAGKTTVLYRLQFNEFVNTVPTKGFNTEKIKVTLGNSKTVTFHFWDVGGQEKLRPLWKSYTRCTDGIVFVVDSVDVERMEEAKTELHKITRISENQGVPVLIVANKQDLRNSLSLSEIEKLLAMGELSSSTPWHLQPTCAIIGDGLKEGLEKLHDMIIKRRKMLRQQKKKR